A single window of Gambusia affinis linkage group LG18, SWU_Gaff_1.0, whole genome shotgun sequence DNA harbors:
- the LOC122821010 gene encoding uncharacterized protein LOC122821010, translated as MLRLVLLLLLLSCTHATHFLGTMMTYYPKQVHTDGSVTVSFRYKLGFTSCSHFDFWYCYPYCGSLTPTLQKIDMEPSGEWCQQEGTMTTVIYPIILTQLVFAGGNWIDYIQNNVVSWRALTFVELGIRSDTRKPNVSPQSTIIPAVRVPSNCQRDFNLMAFDPDGDNVECRFGSDSLYECAPCAPPSILNLSSSCTLSFNRTNSTSEGPYAVQLVLEDFPQQTITLTHVDGVKETKTTSQAISKIPLQFVLHVDPVVPSCTEGWFLPKFLPPTPANRARLFTKVNQPLEISIAAEAANATISELLFSGPASVVKNSSGSGNFTLTWTPSVSEEGENHPICFVVQATLNSQKYHSELRCVIVQVEFGMVVRVNMKVLSSLSQGGSVNEVVLQKIKDELVSMGLPSDSALLLLRSRSALANATATSGV; from the exons ATGCTGCgcttggtgctgctgctgctgctgctcagctgcACACACGCCACTCACTTTTTGGGCACTATGATGACCTACTACCCAAAGCAAGTTCATACAGACGGATCCGTAACG GTGAGTTTCCGCTACAAGCTGGGCTTCACCTCCTGCAGCCACTTTGACTTCTGGTACTGCTATCCTTACTGTGGGAGCCTGACTCCCACACTGCAGAAGATCGACATGGAGCCCAGCGGTGAATGGTGTCAGCAAGAAGGAACGATGACTACGGTTATTTATCCAATCATTTTAACCCAGCTTGT GTTTGCAGGTGGCAACTGGATAGATTACATCCAAAATAATGTTGTGTCTTGGAGAGCTTTGACTTTTGTGGAACTGGGAATACGATCAGATACCAGAAAGCCAAACGTTTCCCCTCAGAGCACCATCATTCCAGCAGTGAG GGTTCCTTCAAACTGTCAAAGAGATTTCAACTTGATGGCGTTTGACCCTGATGGAGACAACGTGGAATGCAGATTTGGATCTGACTCGTTGTATGAATGTGCGCCTTGTGCTCCTCCATCTATACTAAACCTGTCATCA tCCTGCACTCTCTCCTTCAACAGAACCAATAGCACCAGTGAAGGTCCGTACGCAGTGCAGCTGGTGCTGGAGGATTTCCCACAGCAAACTATTACATTGACTCATGTTGACGGGGttaaagaaaccaaaaccacCAGTCAGGCAATCAGCAAAATACCACTCCAGTTTGTTTTACATG TGGATCCTGTTGTACCATCCTGCACAGAAGGATGGTTTCTTCCAAAGTTTCTTCCTCCAACTCCAGCAAACAGAGCCAGGTTGTTCACCAAGGTGAATCAACCCCTGGAAATTAGCATCGCTGCCGAAGCTGCTAATGCTAC AATCTCTGAGCTGCTGTTCAGCGGGCCGGCCAGTGTGGTTAAGAATTCATCAGGATCAGGAAACTTCACTCTGACATGGACGCCATCAGTTAGTGAAGAAGGAGAGAACCACCCCATCTGTTTCGTTGTCCAGGCAACGCTGAA TTCACAGAAGTATCACTCTGAGCTTCGATGCGTCATTGTGCAAGTGGAGTTTG GGATGGTGGTTCGGGTGAACATGAAGGTTTTGTCCTCGTTGTCACAGGGAGGGAGCGTCAACGAAGTCGTCCTGCAAAAG ATTAAAGATGAGCTGGTGAGCATGGGGCTGCCATCCGACAGCGCGCTGCTTCTTCTAAGAAGCAGAAGTGCGCTAGCCAATGCAACAGCGACATCTGGTGTTTAA